The sequence ATTGCTCTGTAAGTTCCCCAAGGCTGACTGCCTGCTCCCTTTGGGTCAACGAcatgtctctttttgttttttaacattgcaatgtattataattaaaaatctttAACAGTCAGCGTTTGTTAGAGTACAGCATGCTAGCTGTAGTGATTTAGAAATGTAATTAAAGGGAGGTTATGGGTTTTAGTGGGTTTTTTCCTCTAACTGTAACCTTTTCTTAGGTACACCGATACTGAAGTACTATGAGCCTTCAGAACTTGTGGAGAGACTACAAAGTTTTGATTGTTATGGTCCCTTTAGTTGGGCTCATACATTTGGGGTGGTACAGAATCAAAAGCAGCCCTGTTTTCCAAATACCTAAAAACAACGACATTCCTGAGGAAGATAGTATGGAACTTTCAAATCTTCAGAAGAGCCAAATCCAAGGGAAGTAGCAGGCTTGCGATCTTTAGGTAAGTTCCATTTCATCTGGTTGGTTAATCATATGGTACATTCCAACAATGGGAAACTCGATCTGTTAGATCTCTGGCAAGGAAAAGCCTAAATTGGCAAGTTACCTGTTGTTTTTATTATGACCCACTGTACTATCCTGCAGTTGTTTCTAGAAAAGTTTGTTGTGCAGAGACATTTGACCCTTGCCTGGCAGTCAATTGAATGCAAAGGGAAAGGGCAGTTTTGCTAGCAGCATCACCAGGATCATGAACATGTACAAAGGAGCCCCTGACTCCTTACCATTACATACCACAAAAGTCTGAATTTGTACAagattcttttcttctattagtgttctttttttttttataatacgAAACTAATTGTATTCATGTGTTAACATCAACTATTTTAGCTTGACCATAATTTGTTACTTTTGACAGTCACTGAAATAAAGAGGATGGAGTTATATAATTCAGGTCTGTAGTCCCTTATCCAtaattccaaaattcaaaaagttctcaaaaccaaaacattttATCCTAACTCCTTTGGCAGCAAAACTTGATCTTAACTGACATGAGACAATTTGCAGTGCAGTTGTCTCCCTTTATCCGTAGTTTGGCTTTCttcagtttcagttacctgcagtcaaccctagtctgaaaatattaaatagaaaattccagaaataagcaattcataAAGTTTAAATTATGCACCTTTCTGTATAGCATGATGAAATCCTGGGCTATTCTACTTCATCCACCCAGGATGTGAGTCATTCCCTTGTCTGTCTACCTGCtcgttagtcacttagtagcacTCTGGGGTAGATCAACTGTGGTGGTATCTCTGCGCTTACATTCAGGTAACCCTTACTTTACTTCACAATGtacccaaagcacaagagtattgcgcctaatttataaattgaactttatcataggtatgtatgtacaagatgaaaacatagtatatatagggtttagTGCTatatgcagtttcaggcatccactaggtGGTCTTGGAATATATGCCTCATAGATAAATGGGGGAGGTTACTGTTTTTAATTCCACTTAATATGAAAATT comes from Macaca fascicularis isolate 582-1 chromosome 10, T2T-MFA8v1.1 and encodes:
- the LOC123567113 gene encoding uncharacterized protein; this encodes MSLQNLWRDYKVLIVMVPLVGLIHLGWYRIKSSPVFQIPKNNDIPEEDSMELSNLQKSQIQGK